The window GGTTGATTGTTTCTGAAAAATTCTGTAAAAGTATTTATTTTGTCAtgtaaataaatcaatttataGGTTACGCATGGACACATCAAACTCACTAATTGGTGTTGGTGATAGGATTTTGATTTGggacatatttatttaaacaatataattGTTACTCAAGACTGATATATCATACCATACGGGATATTCTCTATATGATCAAGCGGATCGATTTCGCTCCTTCATCTGTCACCATCTTCTTAATCGCAATAGCAACCAAATTTTCAGCTATGTTCATGGTTCATTTGTCagattattattttcttgcGTTCAGCCAAGTAGATTTAGTTGTTGTTcgttcgtgtttttttttctttttttttttctcgttttgtCTTAACTCAAACGTCAAACCTGTAATGTAAATGACATGAAGAGGACACCTATATTATATAAGTTCGATTTGTCACATTCTCGTTATCAAATCTTTTGAGTTTCATTAATCAGTGTAAAGAGAGGTTTATGTTATCACACAATTTTTTTCCTCCCAcataattttgagttttcttttgtctctatCTAAAGAGAATCGTACAATTCATTCCTCTTTTTCGTCTAACCCCCCGTGTAAGCTCTACTCATGCTCATTTGATTTGCAAAGACAAGTACTTTCAAGATGATAGTTTCTATACCAAGTTATGATAAATCGTTCCTTTTAACTTTAAGCTCATTTCCCAACCGGAGCATATTTCTGGTTCTCAGCCTACACTTGCTTAAGAATTCTATCAGACCTCTCCTTCTTGAAAAGACATATTTGTGGCTAAGTCTATATGTTCAAGTACGTGTATGATCAACTTCGAGATTGTATGTGCATAAAGTAAATAAGACACACgagctttgttaacggggttcggtttttcctacatccccgggacctaGTCCAGAACAAATCCACTAGAACAAGGTTGCAATTACAATTGATATGATATCTAGCACTACTATGCCtatcattcttttctagatgaataaaccatcaaaagatctctctatcttattgatggggcgacaccacacaccttgtgtgcatctcttGAAAACCTTGAAGCGCGCAAGTCTTCATGAAGCGCCTTCTCGGTATTTACATCAATTGCCCAACCCCTAAGGTTAgcaactttcctattatacaacaaataggaattgGGAGATTAACAATTGTACAACCCCTAGGATTGAcaattttcctattatacaacagaTAGGAAAGTTTCTCTCCATGATCCCATCTTGAATCTTCTATTCAAGATGTTCTATCAGCTCAGCAGCCgccacttggcttgtccaagtcgaCCCCAAGCTTCtgtactcaaactcttcaactccgcttcttgtactacttctTGTATTAACTTCGGACTAGTACAAGAACTGCTTCAGACGTTTGATTCATCCTCTGATATATCTAACTGCAGCAGTTTGATTCATCCTCTGATATATCTAACTGCAGGGTTCTTGATTCAACATCTTATCTTCTCTGCTTTGTGTTAATCATTGTGTCCAAGATCATCAAGTTCTACTTAAGTTCTGCTCTACCAGCATTTGTACTTCATCCTCTTTGTCAAGGAATACTTCATCTTCTGTCAACTCTTCCAGCATATGTATCATGTAATGCATCAGCCTTTATGTCAGTTTTGTCTAGCTTTAGTAGAGAACCCATGACATGttctaaaccttataaaacttcaaTCAACACAACATCTTCACTTCTCATACGAAATCTCTGCCTTGATCACGACGAGCCATAGGTTGTAATCCAATGGTCAATGGCAGTCCACTTATGGGCTGAAACAGTTTCATGTTTCCCGATTAAATCCTAAACATCTAATCGATGTAATTAAGATATGTATCCCATATTTGCATACAAAACTACTATTTTCACGAATCGTATTGCATCTCTAGCTATTCTGTATGCCTGCATAAGAGACATCAAGAGAACAGAGTAAAATGAACGTGCATATATACGCCATACTCAAGAATAACTCTTAACCATTCATTTCTACACATACTGTTTTAATTTGAGTTTCAAAACAGAAGATGATGAGTTTCACAGATCCAAAAATGCAGTCCTTCCGATGCAAAATATTTCATGGAAAGTATGTTTTGTCACTTTGTGGTAATATGTTCTTATGTTTATAGATAGACGCAAACATGAGTACTGATATACCGGACGTATTGTATCCCTCTAAGAACATGTGAAGTGTACTATTGAAGGGATTGAAACAACGGTTGCTAATAAACCATTGAAAAATAGAGGATGATGGTGCGATACCATTTGGTTTTTGGCGAATGGTGGCAGAGATGGAATGAGATTATGGGAGAAGAGCCATCGGCATGATGATGGCGTGACCGGAGGTGGCGGTGCTACGATATGGATGGAATGTTAGGTTATGAGACCTAAGTGGAAGAGAAGAGACAGGGgttgtcgaaatttttttttgccgttttcatttaatcaaaatttattagtaaTTAAAGACGAAGTGGATACATACCTACAGAAATTGCAGCAGCTCTGGCTCTTTCTTTCAGGAAAGAGTCCACCAAACAAGAACATGATCACATCTTTTTGGACCTCGAAAATTTCATCAAGTTGAAAGAGCAAAGACAAAACAATGAGATAACCAAGTAACTCACCAACACACAACTTCTTCTTACAAGAGGGAAACAATTAATGtctaaaatctacaaaaattaaGAGAAGCATCATCACAAAACCTGAATCGGAATAACATCTTATTGTCTGTGAAATCAGTACAAATCCTAGGAAACAACAAGCTAAGAGTTAACAACTCCCAAGACAAGATACTTCAGTTACGCTACAAAAACTGATTAACGTATTCCCAACACAAGTTTTtctgtgtgtgtatgtgttttaCAGCAAATGAAGGTGCAGAATGGCAAATATCTCAGAGTAAGACAAGTGTAATTGGTCATTCCAATGGAGATTGAAGGTCTTGCTCAGCCTATTGCTTGaggtaataatataaaacatctgctttcatttctttcttcctttatttgtttataaaaaagattAGCTGGTTTCATTGACTTTTTGTGTATTCACCCTGCAGCTCCAAATCAGTGATCAGAGGTTTGAAGATGCTGAAGAGATGGTTCATGAAAGTGTGAGACAAAAGGATCATCACTAGACAAACATATTGTGTCTTATTTTAACGATATTTTAAGCGATGAATGGGTTGTATTTTGTTAAACGATAAAATTGTTATGTTCTGCTACTACTTTTCAAAAAGTGCCTATTTCAATAGTCCTCCTAAGACATCATCTCTCACTGAAATCAGATAAAGTAAACTATGATTGATTGCTAACTGGCTACTTGGTGAAGTCTTGTAAAATCAGAAAGGTCCAAGGAACTTAAATTGAGAGTAGTTATAATATCAATCTTCAAAATCTATTCAAttaaagaaaacacaagaaCTTAGGTTTCACTACAACAAAAACATTCCAAAAGATTGTTTCTTAAAAGAGAATTCCAAAagagaaagccaaaaaaaaaaacagaagtagGGTTGATCTACGAGTCGGCGATGGTGACCTCGACCTCAACACCAGGTTCAATGGTGATGGAAGTGATCTGCTTGACAACATCAGGAGAGCTGAAGAGATCAATCACACGCTTGTGAACCCTAAGCTCAAATCTGTCCCATGTATTGGTTCCTGTTATACAACACCAACCAATAATAGTTAAAAAGAGTCGCAGCCAATGTGAAGACACTTGCAGTGACAGAGTAGAGAACAATATTGAGCAACAATCACATTTTCTCTAAGACTAAATCCTTAGTTTAATATCAAGTAAAATGAACTAAGGGATGGTTCCGAAAACAATAAATCCATAGCTCGAGCACTTATAGTAGTGTTTCTCAAGacataaaagatgagatgagcCATAATAGTTATACCTTCACCACAAGGAGCTTTTCGGGTAGTGATTTTAAGAACCTTGGTGGGCATTCTCACTGGTCCCTTAACTCTCAGTCTCTTGTCCTTAGCTCCACGAACCAAATCAGTGCACACTACATATATATCATTTGCAGCAACATAACATTAAAACAAtgatttttagtattttgatcCTAAACCATCAAATTCAAAAGTTCCCAACTTTCAATCCATTGAAGCAAATCAAAGACCCTATTTTGGAACGGTTCCAATACAAATGAATGTTACATCTTCTATATGGTGGTACCCTCAAAATGAATGACATATGGTTTTTGAGAGCAGCTCAAAACTGAATTGCTAAAATCGAAATGATTAGGCTAccacgattaaaaaaaaaatatacctctTTCCAAGTTCTTCACATTCTTGGAGGAGAGTGTGATCCTGATCTTGTGAATTTGCTCAAGTGGTTCTTCCAAACCAGCCTTGGTTGGCTTCATTGCTTGGTAAGCCATATTTTCagctcagcttcttcttctgtacaATCACAGACATACGAAACCGATGGATCACATTAACCGATATATTCAGGTAAACAtgtaaaaaattcaaatttggatTAAGTGAAGCAACCTGAGGGAGACGAACGAAGCTCGACGGCGTATTgctgctcttttttttttgctgcaaGGAAGGACGGACCCGAATCTTTTAACCTAAGAGACGTTTTATGgcttatgcaaaaaaaaaaaaaccctaatttttgtgGACTTATTGGGCCCAATCTTTATACGGCCCAATAACTAATAGTTAGTTGTCATGTCGATTGCCAGATTTGGAGGATCTGTTGAGAGAGGCTTGACAATATTGCAAATCTGAAGGTATTGTTCGGAAGCTAGACGTCATGAGCTACCAATGGGAGGCCTCACAACTCACAAGTAATAAATGTAGAAGGTCACTCTCACATACACGATATATGAAACGATGGTTTGTGAAAGTGAAAGACACAGGGTTactcgttttttttgttcacttaTGTAAGCTAAAACAGAGTTGTGTCTTTTGGCATCAAAGAAGATCTTAAATTGAGAGTAGAGAACGTAATAAAATCTCAATAAGACCAAATCTCCTCAAactaagaaaacacaaaaacattgGTTTGTCCAACAGAGGAAAGAAATGGTCTTCAGGAGATACCAAGGAAGATAACATAAAGTTGAGATCTAAGAATAGGCGGATGGTGACTTCAGAAGAGCTGAAGGATCTACCACATCCAACATTGCTTCAAGCTCATCCACCATGGATCAGGTATGTGTTTGATCCATGACTATATAGAACATATATTGATACCGTCATTGACCATGCCATACTCTTTTTACTACCGGTCTTAGCGCTACTGCGCTAGCTACCAATTTCGTGTAGGTTCcgtctaattttatttttttaaacggTGAGAGAGCAAACTGTGCATAAGAAGTTCTCGGAATTTGTACTTTCGAATAGATC is drawn from Camelina sativa cultivar DH55 chromosome 8, Cs, whole genome shotgun sequence and contains these coding sequences:
- the LOC104705292 gene encoding 40S ribosomal protein S20-2-like, producing MAYQAMKPTKAGLEEPLEQIHKIRITLSSKNVKNLERVCTDLVRGAKDKRLRVKGPVRMPTKVLKITTRKAPCGEGTNTWDRFELRVHKRVIDLFSSPDVVKQITSITIEPGVEVEVTIADS